The genomic window CGACCGCACCTGCTTGGAGTCGCCGATTCATTTGGCCGAAGCCGCCGGCTCGCACGAGGTGCTGACGTTGGTACTGGGCAAACCGGCCGATGTGCCGGCTCCGCTGCGAGACCGGATCTATGGGCTCAGCAGTTACACGGCGGAAACCCTGGATTCCCCGTTGCCCGCTGCCGCGGCGGGCGGAGACGGGCAAGCCGCTCAGGGCGGCCCACAAACCGCCGTGCCGCCGGTCAGCCTGAGCGATTCGGGGGCCTTTCAAGCGGCCAGCCGGTTGCAGCCCACCCAGATCTCGGCCTCCAATACCGTCCACCCCGCCGCCGCCGGCAGTACCGAACCGGCGATCGCGGGCAGTCGCCAGTTAAACGCCGCCGAAGCCAGCGAGATCTTTGGCGACCGTCTGCGGACCTCTCGCGTCGTGCCCTGGTTGGTCACGCTGGCCCTGGTCGGCGTGTTGGCATTTGTGCTCAAACAAGCTTTTGAACCGCTGTTGCATCCCACACCGACCGAATTGACGCAAAACGATCCCGCGGCTGTCGACCCGGCGGCAGCGGATCCTCAGCCGGCCGAGCCTGGGCCCGCGGAGCCCGAACCCGCTGAACCCGCGCCCGCTGAAGTGGTTCCGCCCGCGGCGACCGAACCGCCGGCTGCCGACCCCGCGGCGGAAGTTGAAGCTTCTCCACCGCCGCCCGTTCCCATGCCTAGCGAACCTGCTGCAGTGGAACCCACGCCGGAACCTGCCACAACGGATTCCGATGTGGCCGCCGGGACGCCGCCAGCGATGACGGACGAGCCCGAGGTGCGTGTCGCGGATGCTTCGGCAACCACAGACGATCCCGGTTCGAACGCGGTGGGAACGCCTGACCGTGCGGCCGCTGAACCGTCGGCCGCGCTCGCCCGTACGGCATCCTCCAATGGGTTGTTGTTGGGATTGCCGGGCGGTGCGGACGCCCAGTGGGTTTCGCTTCCCAATGAATCGCCCGTGGCTGCGGATACGACGCTGATCAGCCCGCCTAAATTCCGCAATCAGGTTACCGTTACAGATCGCTATGAATTAACGCTCGTCGGCCCCGCGATGGCGCATTTGGCGGCCGCTGGCAGCGAGGCGGAGCTGCATGTGCAGCTTGGTCGGGTGCTGATCACCGCCTTGGCCGCCGATACGCAACTGACTGTCCGCTATGGCCAGCGGGTGGCAACGGTTGACTTGCCCGAGGTGGGCACCACGTTGGCGATCGATGTATCGGCCTTTCGAACCCCCGGAACCGATCCGACGATCGCGGAAAACCGAGTGCTAGTTACGCGGGCCTTGGCCGTCGTGGGACCCGTGTTCTGGCAGCTCGAAGGAGCGGCGGCCGAAGAGATTCAAACCGGGCAGCAATGGAGTCAGATCGGCGATGGGTCGCCCGAAAAAGTGACCCTCGAAACGCTGCCTCCCTGGATCGATGGCGGTGTCGAAAGCGCGATCGACAAAACCGCCCGAAAAACTCTGTTGACCCTGGTGCCGATCGGCGATAGCGTCGCCCTGCCGCTTCGCGAAGCCACCCACTTCCGCCGCGCCGAAGTGGCTGCGCTGGCGGCTCGTACCCTGGTCATGCTGGGGCACAACGATGTGTATTTTGGGACCGATGGGGTGTTGAACAATCCGGATCAAAAGTCGTATTGGGAAGACCACGTGGCCGCGCTTAAAGCCCGCATCGACCTCAGCCCCACGGCCGCCAAAGATCTGTTGGCCGACGCTCGTTCGATGGATGCGGCCAACGCCGACGCGCTGTTCCGGTTGTTGTGGGATTACTCTCCCGAACAACTCGAAACCGGCGACGATGCCTTCCTGGTGGAAACGCTCGACAGCCCCCAGACCGCCTTGCGAGTGTTAGCAATCGAAGCCCTGCGACGGGTCACCGGCACTTCGCTGTTCTTCAAACCCGAACAGGAATCGGCTTCGCGGCGCAAGTCGGACATCAAAAAGTGGGAGACCAAGCTGCGTCGCGGAGATATCCGCTGGCAGACCATCCCCATCGCCGGCGCCACCGAATGATCCCCCACTCCCGTAGCTACGCTCGCCAGAGCGTGGGAGGTTCGGAGACCGGTATGTGCAACGCGCATGCTCCCGCTTCCGCCCCCACCGTCTGGCGACGGTAGCTACGGGCGCGCGGCCCACCGTCTGGCGACGGTAGCTACGTGGATACTGCAGCTACTCTTTCCATGGTCCTCGGTCGGCGTCGCTGGGCATCCGCCAATCGCCCCGCGGCGAGAGGCTGACCGAGCCGACTTTGGGACCGTCGGGCACGCAACTGCGTTTGAATTGATTGGCAAAGAAGCGGCGGTAAAACGTGTTCAGCGTGCGGTCGATCTGCTGCTCACTGTACGGCTGCGAGAACCGTGCATGGCGGGCCAGGAAGCGAATTTTTTCGGGCGTAAACCCGTTGCGGATCACGTTGTACAAAAAGAAATCGTGCAGCTCGTACGGTCCCACTTTGTCTTCGGTTTCCTGCCGAATCGTGCCATCGGCGGCCGGCGGCAACAGCTCCGGTGAAATTGGCGTGTCGGCAATCTCGTGCAACAGTTGGCCATCGCGCCCCTCAAAGTAGTGATCCGCGGCATAGCGAACTAGGAATCGCACCAGAGTCTTGGGGATCGATGTGTTGACGTTGTACATCGACATGTGATCGCCGTTGTACGTGCTCCAGCCCAAGGCCTGTTCCGAGAGGTCGCCGGTGCCCAGCACAAACCCTCGGCTCATCAACAGAAAGGTGCGGATTCTGGCCTGCACATTTTCGAACACCAGATCTTCGGCGTCGGCGGGCGTCTGCAGCAGTTGTTGTTGCAACGATTCGACGGTCGTGTGCTGGTCGATTGCCAAGTTCAGCGGCGTATGTTCCAGCGAGCGAAACGCCTGCAGGCACAGCGGGCGAATGTCGATGCGTTCGCTGGTGATCCCCAACGCGGTCATCAATTCGTCGGCGTTGCTTTCAGTCGTTTCGGTGGTCCCAAATCCGGGCATCGTGATGCCGTGGATGCGTTGCCGGTTCCAGCCATATTGATCGCAAGCTTTGACCGCGACCAACAACGCCAACGTGCTGTCCAGCCCACCCGAGACGCCGATCAACAACGGCAACGACTCCGGCAAGCGGCTGACCCGTTTGGCGAGCGCCGCGGTTTGGATTTCGAAAATCTCCGCACAGCGCGCGTCACGGTGCTGCGGATCGGCGGGCACAAACGGTTGCGCGACGACGGGCCGCAGCGGGGGGCGCTCAGCGTGCGCGTTCGATTTTGCTGTTTCGGGGCGTCGCCGCTTGACTGCCAAGGCATTGGTATCGATGAACCGAAAAGGACGTGACAGCAGTCTTCGTCCGTCGTCGAACGAACCGATCACGCGTCGATCGTGCTGTAGTCGTTGCAGGTCGATGTCGGCCATGACATGCGTCGCACCCTGCCACGGTAGCTCTCCATCTCCCACGCGTCGCGATTGTCCCAGCAACTGTCCGTTTTCGGCGATCAAGCAATGGCCGCCAAACACCAGGTCGGTCGTCGATTCGCTGGGGCCGCTGCTGGCGTACACATAACCCGCTATGCAACGTCCCGATTGACTGACGACCAGGTCGTGGCGCCAAGTCGCTTTGCCGACAATTTCGTTGCTGGCTGACAGGTTCAGCAGGATGTTGGCTCCCGCGACGGCTTGGAAACTGCTGGGCGGCAGCGGGGTCCACAGGTCTTCGCAAATTTCCACACCGACCACCGCCGTACCGCAGCGAATCAGGATGTCGGAACCAAACGGAACGTCTTGTCTACCGATGGAGACGCTGGGGGGATCGGTTTCGTCGCCGGCGCGAAACCAACGGCCCTCGTAGAATTCGTTGTACGTTGGCAGGAACTGTTTCGGAATCGCTGCAATCACTTGCCCGCGATGCAGCACGGCAGCGACATTCATCAACGACGTGCCCACGCGCAGGGGCAAGCCGACGACCAGGATCTGCTTGCTGTCCGCCGTCTGGCCTGTCAGTTCCAACAATTGTTCTTCGGCGGCAGCCAACAAGGCTTCTTGAGCGAATAGGTCGCCACAGGTGTAACCCGTCAGCGCCAGTTCGGGCAGCACCACCAAGTCGGCGGATTCCAGTGGCTGCAGAGCGTCCAGCATATGAGCTACATTCTGACGCGGATCTCCCACAGCAACCTGGGGCGAAACCGCCGCAACGCGAAACAATCCATACGGCGGGAACTCGTGGTCGTTCAAAGCAAACCTTAGTCAGGAGCAAGGAGCCGGGGGGACTCGCTTGATTCTATACGGTGATCCATCCACAATGCAGGTGCTATGTGCGGACGTTTTAATCTTCGAACCAACCCGGCGACGCTGGTGCAATTGTTTTTGCCGCAGATGGACGTCGGCGATGTGCCGCCTCTGCCGCCTCGCTACAACATCGCACCGACGCAGCAAATCCTGGCCGTCACCGGCGACGATGCCGAGCATCGCAGCTTGCGGTTTTTCCGCTGGGGCTTGGTGCCCCCCTGGGCCGATTCGCTGTCGATCGGTGCTCGCATGATCAACGCGCGCAGTGAAACGGTGGCCGAAAAACGATCTTTTCGCGGACCTTTTGCCTCCCGTCGCTGTTTGATTCCCGCCAGCGGTTATTACGAATGGCAGGCATCGGATAACGGCGGCAAGCAACCGATCCACATCCACCGCGACGACGATGGGCTGTTGGCAATGGCCGGTTTGTGGGAAGAGAATCGCAAAGCGTCGGCGGACGGGGCGCCCGTGTTCAGCTGCACCGTGCTGACCACGTCCGCTAATGAAAAAACCGCTCCCGTCCACGATCGTATGCCGGTCTTCTTGGAAGGTGCCGGCGTCGATGCCTGGATGGACCCCGACGCGAGCAGCGAACAGCTCCAAGACCTGTGCCGTCCGCTGGCCGATGAGCGGCTGGAATGCACGCCGGTCAGCCCGAAAGTGAATCGTGCAGGTTATGATGATCCCCAGTGCATCGTGCCGATCAAAATCGCCACCCAGCGAAATTTGTTCGATACGTAGCGGGAGAGATTTCAGATTTCAGATTTCAGATAGTTGCTGCCAACCAACAACCTTTTTTGTGAGTCGATTTGATGGGTGAGCGGAACGAACAGTGTGGTGCGGCCAGCGGGCTTTCGCGGCGGGCCTTTGTGGCGGCTGGCGCGGCGGCGTTGGCGGCCGGAGCGGCCTCGGGCAGAGCGGTTGCGGAAGACCGGGCGACTGCTTCGGCGACCACTAAACCTCGCCGCCCCAATCCGATCGCCGTGTCGACATATTCCTATTGGCGGTACCGCGCCGACAGCAAGCTGACGATCGAACAATGCATCGACCTGGCGTCGGAAACCGGTTTTGATGCTGTCGAAATTTTGCATGTGCAAATGCAAGATCAATCCAACGCCACCCTGCAACGCATTAAACAGCGCGCCTTCCGCGGCGGTATGGATCTGTGCGGACTGTCCACGCATCAGACCTTTGTCTCGCCCGATGCCAAAGTCCGTCAAGAGAACGTCGAACATACGATCAAGTGCATCGAGCTGGCTTATGCGCTGGGCATTCCCACGATTCGCGTCAACACCGGCCGTTGGGGCACGTCGCGAAACTTCGATCATTTGATGGAAAACAAGGGCATCGAACCACGATTGGAAGGCTACACCGACGACGACGGCTTTGGCTGGGTCCGCGAGGGACTGGAGAAATGTCTGCCGACGGCCGAGAAGTGCGGCGTCGTATTGGGCTTGGAGAACCACTGGGGGCTGGGACGCACGGCCGACGGGGTGCTGCGAGTGCTCCGCGAAGTCGACTCGCCGTGGCTGAAAGCCACCCTGGACACCGGCAACTTTCTGGAGAACCAATACGCTCAATATCAGCAGATGGCTCCCGAAACCGTGTACGTGCAAGCCAAAACGTATTACGGTGGCGGCACCTGGTATTCGCTGGACATCGACTACGATCGCGTGGCCAAAGTACTGCGAGATGTCGACTACCGCGGCTACATCTCGCTGGAATTCGAAGGCCAAGAAGCCCACGAAACGGCGATCCCCAAAAGCCTGGCGATGTTGCGCAAAGCCTTCGCCTAGAATTCGTCCGAGGGACGGGACCTCCAATGAGCATTAGTCCCTACCCCGTAAAAAAGTAGCATGGGCCCCTGGCCCGTGAGAAGTAGCATGGGCCCCTGGCCCGTGCATGCGCCGAGGACGAAGGCTACGTACGAATAAAAAACACGGGCCGGGGACCCATGCTACGTGAAAATAAAAAACACGGGCCGGGGACCCATGCTACGTACGAATAAAAAACACGGGCCGGGGACCCATGCTACGTACAAACAAAAAAAGCATGGGCCGGGGGGGCCCATGCTACGTGAGAATTGAAAAGCACGGGCCCGGGGGCCCATGCTACGGGCTTAGCTGCGTTGGAAGTTCAAGCCGTTGTCTTTGGCGCTGTTCAACTTGAAGGTGAAGGCGTTGCTGCCGGACATGGTCAGGCTGCCGGAGAGCTGCTGACTGTCTTGGCGGATCAGCGTCAGGGCTCCGTCGTTGACCGTGAACTTGCCTTGGAACTGGCTGGTTTGACCCTTCTGGTTGCGAGCACTCCAAGTAAACGAACCATCGTTCTGCAGGTTCAGCGAAATCGAGGCGCTGTTGGGCAGCGTCGCTTTCCAGGTCCCCACGTGCGTCGCGGTGCGGGCCGGAGCCGGTTGGAACTGCGGCATGCTGGTGTCGTTCGACGGCTTGCTCGACGGTGTCGGTTCGGCCGAGGTGCCGATCAACATCTGCAGGGCGTTCTGTCGAGCCGTCGATCCGCTCGCCGCTGGCTGTTGCTGTTGCGGCTGCTGCTGCGGTTGTTGCGAGGGCTGTTGCGCCGACCGAGGCTGCTGGGCAAGCCGTTGCTGCGGCACCGACTGCTGCGGCACCGACTGCTGCGGCACGGATTGCTGAGGCACCGACTGGGCGACGCCCGGTTGGCGGAAGCTCGATGGCGGGACACTCGACGATGGGTAGCTGGGCTGCGAGTACTGGGGCTGGTAGTACTGCGGCTGCGAATACGAGGAGTACGTCGCCGGTCGGCTGTAGGAGCGTGCGGGGGCCGAAAAACCGCCCCGGAATCCGCCTCGGAATCCACCGCGGCCGCCGCGATCGCAAGCCACGGCGGGGACGACGCTGGAGGCGACAGTGCTGAGTGTGATGGCGGAGGTGGCCAGCATTTTGGTGAAACGTTTCATGGCGGGGTTCCTAATTGGAAAGGGCGAAGCATCGGGGTAACAAAGCGGGCGGCCGGTTGGCCTGTTACTTGAAGAAGCGGAAGCGGCTGCAAAGCGTTACCGAGAAATCAAAAAAACTTTTCAGTCGACCCCGTGTCCTCGTCCGTAGCATGGGTCCCTGGCCCGTGTGCCGGCAGTACCGTGTGCTCGCCGCTCAACCAAACGAGTTCTTGCGACGCCGCTTCGACTCCTGCCAAACCTTCTATTGCGTTACGAATCGGTAGTGCTGCGATTTCGGTCGGGGGCACAGGCCAGGGGGCCATGCTACGAGAAAATAAAAAACACGGGCCGGGGGGCCCATGCTACGGGACATACCAAAGAGCACGGGCCGGGGGGCCCATGCTACGTGGGGTCAGTCGGCCAGCCAGTCTCGCAGGGTGTCCGAGGCGTCTTGGGTTTCCACGGCCGGGTTCAGCTCTTTGTTCATCGAACGCGTCAGTTTGGCGACGTATTCCATCGTGCTTTTGACGGCCGCGGGCGTCGCGGTGGCGTCGATTTTGGCCACGTATACGATCACAAAGCGGTTGTCTCCGGTCTTTTCGACCGTCCAGCCACCGAGCTTGGTGCGAGCACTCTGCTGCAGCAGCCGGATCGTGGTTTCTTGGCTGGGGGCGTTGTCCTGGATATGGGCCAGCGACCAGACTTTGCGAACATCCGCCCGCTCGTAGTATTCCACGTCTTTGGTGATCAGCACCTCGTGCGTCACTTTTTCCTCGGAGTCCTCGACGTCGATCGGCAGGTCGACTTTGTAGTGACCGCTGGCGTCTTTGCTGTACTTGAGTTCAGCGTTGTCGAGGATTTCGGTGACCGGCAGGGGCGCCTTTTTCCAGGGGCTGGCCAGGAAGTCGCGAATTTCCGAGACGTCGACGCAGTAGCTGACCAGTCGAGCTTTGGGAGCGATGGCTTGCGAAATCGCCACCAATTCGCCTTGGCTGTTAACGACCGGGCCGCCGCTGTCGCCGGAATTGATGGGCGATTGCGTCTCCACGACGCGGAAGTCATGTTCACCGCCCCCGGTACGGAATTGTTTGCGATACACCGAGCGCACGGTGCCTGAGGTGTAGACCCACAACGCGTCGGTGGCACCGGGGTTGCCGATCGATTCGACGATTTCGCCCGGGCTGACGCTCTTTTCCACCATCGGCAGCGCCTCGGCACCGGCGGGCACTTTGTCCAGTTCCACCAACGCCAGGTCGCGTTTGCGGTCGACGGCCAGGACGCGTCCGCGAATCCCAATTTTGCGAACGTTTTGCAGGTAATGGCTGCGTTCGACGATCGGCGAATCGTTTTTCATCGCGGGGAAGAAAATCACCGCGTTGCGGGAGTCGCCGACCACGTGAGCGTTGGTGATGACCAAGCGTTTTTCGGCGTCGATCAGCACGCCCGTGCCGCTGGAAGTGCCTTCGGAATTTTTCGACAGCACCCAGGTCGTCGATTTCAGCGTGCGGCGGTAGGTCTGGACGTCACCGCGAGCGTTAGTAATGGACAGGCACTGGATCGCTCCGAACAGCATCATCAAGACGAGGCAGCGGGACAGCGGCGGATAGCGTTTAGGGGACATCGGAACACCTGGGATTCGATCGGATGGAAGTGATTTGGGGTGTGGTCTACCCAAACAAGCGGATCGAATCGCGTTGTGTTACCGTTTTTGTAGCTACGCTCGCCAGAGCGTGGGAACCGCGCCCACCGTCTGGCGACGGTAGCTACGGGCGCTACGGGCGACGGTGAACCGCTAGCCGGCCGCTGCCTCGTACAGCTTCCACAGCGACAGGCCGGTGACGACCAACAGGACCACGCCGCCGCAGACGTTCAGCCAGGTCGCGTTGCGGTATTGGCCCAGCAGTTTGGCGTTGCAGGCCATCAGCAGGAAAGCCACGATTACGGGCAGCACGAGTGCGTTGGCGGCTTGCGCGACCAGCAGGGTTTGCAGTGGTTGATGTCCCAGGGTCACAGCCAACAGGGTTCCGAAAGCCATGATGGTGATCCAGATCGCGCGAAACGACCATTGCTTTTCGTCGGTGCTCCAGCCCATCGCTCCGCTGATCGCGTACGCAGCCGCCAAGGGGGCGGTGACGGCACTGGTTAATCCGGCGGCGGCCAGCCCGGCGAAGAACAGACCATAGGCCAGCGAGCTGCCCAACGCGCCTTGTAACGAAGCGGCCATGTCGGCAACTTTCTCGGGCGGGCTACCCTGCATGGTCGCGGCAGTGACCAGGATTGCGGCGGTGATCATTCCGCCGATACTGAGACTGATGATCGTGTCGCGACGAGCCAACCGAATGCCTTCGCCCCGCGGCCGATGCTTGGACCAGCGGTGCCCGGCGGCCGAGGCGTGCAGGAAGAGGTTGTAGGGCACGATCGTGGTGCCCAGCAGAGCCAAAATGGTCACCAGGGAACCCGAGGGAATGTTGGGAAGCGTGTCCGACCAGGCGATCGGGCGATGCCAAAGCGAAACCACGGCGGCCAGCAGGAACGTCAGCCCCAACAAGGCCACCAAGCCGATCAGGCCGTTTTCGATCATGCGGTAGGAACCGCTGGCCAGCAGCAGCGAAGCGATGGCGGCGATGCA from Roseimaritima ulvae includes these protein-coding regions:
- a CDS encoding NAD(+) synthase, with product MNDHEFPPYGLFRVAAVSPQVAVGDPRQNVAHMLDALQPLESADLVVLPELALTGYTCGDLFAQEALLAAAEEQLLELTGQTADSKQILVVGLPLRVGTSLMNVAAVLHRGQVIAAIPKQFLPTYNEFYEGRWFRAGDETDPPSVSIGRQDVPFGSDILIRCGTAVVGVEICEDLWTPLPPSSFQAVAGANILLNLSASNEIVGKATWRHDLVVSQSGRCIAGYVYASSGPSESTTDLVFGGHCLIAENGQLLGQSRRVGDGELPWQGATHVMADIDLQRLQHDRRVIGSFDDGRRLLSRPFRFIDTNALAVKRRRPETAKSNAHAERPPLRPVVAQPFVPADPQHRDARCAEIFEIQTAALAKRVSRLPESLPLLIGVSGGLDSTLALLVAVKACDQYGWNRQRIHGITMPGFGTTETTESNADELMTALGITSERIDIRPLCLQAFRSLEHTPLNLAIDQHTTVESLQQQLLQTPADAEDLVFENVQARIRTFLLMSRGFVLGTGDLSEQALGWSTYNGDHMSMYNVNTSIPKTLVRFLVRYAADHYFEGRDGQLLHEIADTPISPELLPPAADGTIRQETEDKVGPYELHDFFLYNVIRNGFTPEKIRFLARHARFSQPYSEQQIDRTLNTFYRRFFANQFKRSCVPDGPKVGSVSLSPRGDWRMPSDADRGPWKE
- a CDS encoding SOS response-associated peptidase — translated: MCGRFNLRTNPATLVQLFLPQMDVGDVPPLPPRYNIAPTQQILAVTGDDAEHRSLRFFRWGLVPPWADSLSIGARMINARSETVAEKRSFRGPFASRRCLIPASGYYEWQASDNGGKQPIHIHRDDDGLLAMAGLWEENRKASADGAPVFSCTVLTTSANEKTAPVHDRMPVFLEGAGVDAWMDPDASSEQLQDLCRPLADERLECTPVSPKVNRAGYDDPQCIVPIKIATQRNLFDT
- a CDS encoding sugar phosphate isomerase/epimerase family protein — protein: MGERNEQCGAASGLSRRAFVAAGAAALAAGAASGRAVAEDRATASATTKPRRPNPIAVSTYSYWRYRADSKLTIEQCIDLASETGFDAVEILHVQMQDQSNATLQRIKQRAFRGGMDLCGLSTHQTFVSPDAKVRQENVEHTIKCIELAYALGIPTIRVNTGRWGTSRNFDHLMENKGIEPRLEGYTDDDGFGWVREGLEKCLPTAEKCGVVLGLENHWGLGRTADGVLRVLREVDSPWLKATLDTGNFLENQYAQYQQMAPETVYVQAKTYYGGGTWYSLDIDYDRVAKVLRDVDYRGYISLEFEGQEAHETAIPKSLAMLRKAFA
- a CDS encoding S1 family peptidase, producing MSPKRYPPLSRCLVLMMLFGAIQCLSITNARGDVQTYRRTLKSTTWVLSKNSEGTSSGTGVLIDAEKRLVITNAHVVGDSRNAVIFFPAMKNDSPIVERSHYLQNVRKIGIRGRVLAVDRKRDLALVELDKVPAGAEALPMVEKSVSPGEIVESIGNPGATDALWVYTSGTVRSVYRKQFRTGGGEHDFRVVETQSPINSGDSGGPVVNSQGELVAISQAIAPKARLVSYCVDVSEIRDFLASPWKKAPLPVTEILDNAELKYSKDASGHYKVDLPIDVEDSEEKVTHEVLITKDVEYYERADVRKVWSLAHIQDNAPSQETTIRLLQQSARTKLGGWTVEKTGDNRFVIVYVAKIDATATPAAVKSTMEYVAKLTRSMNKELNPAVETQDASDTLRDWLAD
- a CDS encoding Nramp family divalent metal transporter; translation: MKSKRLGPGLLIAAAFIGPGTVTTACIAGGEFGLSLLWVIVIVTLATILLQEMAARLGVLTGQGLGENLRRQFSSPAVRWAIAALIAIAIGFGNAAYQTGNLIGAALGLEAMLPIGLTTWVLCIAAIASLLLASGSYRMIENGLIGLVALLGLTFLLAAVVSLWHRPIAWSDTLPNIPSGSLVTILALLGTTIVPYNLFLHASAAGHRWSKHRPRGEGIRLARRDTIISLSIGGMITAAILVTAATMQGSPPEKVADMAASLQGALGSSLAYGLFFAGLAAAGLTSAVTAPLAAAYAISGAMGWSTDEKQWSFRAIWITIMAFGTLLAVTLGHQPLQTLLVAQAANALVLPVIVAFLLMACNAKLLGQYRNATWLNVCGGVVLLVVTGLSLWKLYEAAAG